The following nucleotide sequence is from Apium graveolens cultivar Ventura chromosome 4, ASM990537v1, whole genome shotgun sequence.
tcattttctttttatcACTTTACCTCGTCCATACACAGTGACAAATTGCGGTGAATCTTCCAACCACGGGCAACAGCAACTCCGTCTTCCCAGATTATCTCATTTCAATCCAAGAACACCTCCAAATAAGTAAGTCCCTTTTCTTGTTTTCCAGTTTTGAATTTGCATGCCAGTTTTCTGTGTTTTAGGAGGTTTGCATGTGGACTTAGTGGTTTTGTTCTTGGTTCATGGGGTTTTTCTGGGTTTACTGCGTGTGCCATTGTATTTGTTTGGGGTTTTTGGGTAGGTAATAGAAGTTTTCTGGGTTTTACCACTTTGAGGGGGCCCCACGGGTTTAAAGATGGCATGCGAGGCGTTTTCTGACCAAGAACGTTCTTCGGGATTTCTTGGTTTTAGAACGTCTTTCGGGAGCCGACCCAGGGCGTAAACATGTGGTCTGGAGTGAGATGTTTGCGAAAGGTTTCGTAGGCAAGAACATCCTTCGGAAGGGCTTGCCTCAGGAGCAGCTTTCAGAAACCGCCTCCGGGGTTTTGGTTCGTTCGGTCCTGGGACGTGTACTCggtttttattttttcttttatgTCTGCTAATCCGAGTACATGGACTAATGTCTCTCTGTTCCTGATACAGGGACATGGACCGAGCGAACCGTCCCCCAGATTCTTGGGACCCCTTGTCGAACAGCTTGGTGGGAACGTCTTCCATTCGCCCCGAGCGGACGGGACGAGCCCTATATGGTTCGGCTGCTGACTATCCCGCAGCCAATAATCGATCCGAACTGATGAAAGGATGCGTAGTTCAGATGTATGATGATTACTCTGTCCCTCGAGGGCTTTGTTGGCTATACACGCCGAGGGAGGGTGAAAGGATCTACGATACTCCCGGGGTGCCGGATGGATATGGAGGCTGCGCCGTAGGGGTTTCGGAGGCGGCCTTCAAGTGTGGCTTGAGGGTGCCACCGTTGAAGCTGATCAAACACCTTTTCTTCCAGATGGGCATCGCCCTCGGACAGATGGACCTGAACGGGTTCATCCATATTAACTATTTCCAGAACAGGTGTCTTCACGCAGGGATCGCACCCAGCACTCGCCTATTCTGGTACCATTATGATTTTCGGAAGAATCCGAAGAGTTCTGGTTTTTACACCATCGCCCGTCGAGCGGGGCGACCTGATTGGACGACGACCAATTCGAACAATAAATCCACTCACACTTATTGGTGTTATGTGAGTGGTCCAAGGTTGGCGGCCATGTCGGTTTGGCGAGATGTGAATCCCGCGCTGCTTCTCATGCCGAGCTTGACCTTGGAGGAGAAGAAAAATTACACGGCGTTGGTGGACGTCAATGTGAAGAAGCTGGGTCCTGGAGAGTTTCGGGACGAGGACTAGCTCTTCAGCTTGTGGGGTGGGGGTAACAAAACTTCTTCCTTTGTTTTTTCTTTAGTTTTGTCCCAGCACTTGTATATTTGTTTTTTCTTGTTATGCATTCGATTATGTAAGCTTGGACTTACTTGTTTCCCCTTCATATTTCAGTGTCTTCAAGGGAGGCTTTGATCGAGAGGAAAAAGGCCAAGGCGTCTGAGAAGAAGGCGGCGGAGGAGGTGGCGAAGAAGGTCGTCGATCAGGAGACTACGCCAGATCCTTCGGAGGTCACAAGCGAGAGGGCTCAGACCGAGAAAGCTCCGTCACCCCGCCAATCTCATGCGGCTTCTGAGGCCGAGGAGGGGGACGATCTGGAGTACATGGGAGAGGGAAACCCTTCCATGAGGACCCGGAGCAGGGAGGGGATTGTACGCTCTTATCTCCCAGGGTGGGGCGTGCTCACGTCCGACCACACTGTGTATCCAGCCCGGCAATCCACGAAGGAGGTGGCTTCGGATCTATGCCATGGCCTCCAGCTTCCGGTCGATCTTCCGACCTTTGCTTCGGCCTCTGCTACCGAGACATGTACGGAGCTTCTGTCCTTCCTGTCCTTGGTACGTTTTTTAATCTTTCTATTTTTTTGTCCATCTTTTTCCTTTTGGTACCTTTTAGTAATATTTTTGTCGTCCTTTTGCAGGCTGCCCCTTGGGCCGCAGCGGTGGAGGATAAGGTTAAGGACATGGAGACTCGGATGGCCGAGGTGAAGGAGTTGGAGAGGAGGGCCACGGCGGCCGAGGAGGAACTCGTAAGGGTAAAAGCCCATAACGAGGTCGAGGCCACCGCGCTGAAGGAGGACAGATCTCGGCTGGAGACTGAACTGGAGAGGGCAAACCGGAGGATCTCCCACTGGAACGTCCAGCTGAAGAGGTCCCGAAAGGAGCTTCGGAAGAAGCAGAAGCAGCTGGACCTGACGGAGGAGCGCTGCTTCCAGTTCGGCGCTGACTAtgtcttggagaaggcccatggcCTGAACTAGGATTATAAGCAGTTGCTGGACGACAGCCTGGAGGATCCTATCGGCCGGCCAGCAGTCGAAGTCCCTTCTATCTCCTCCGGCGAAGACGAAGAGCTCTCGGATGAAGACCCTCAAGCCTAAACCTTCAACACTGAGGTGCTTGACATGACGGAAGATGATCTTGGTGCGAAGTTTGTCGTTGGTGTTTCCATGGTCGTACCCAACTCTTGCAGCGGCATTCTTTGTTCGTCTTCTTGTATTTCTATTTTTTGTAATCAATACTCTTTGTAATTGGTACTCCTGCCTTCGGGCTTTTGTAATTTAACTAGCCTTCGGGGTTTTATATTTTAATGCATCTTTTGTCTTTCATCAGCATTGTCCAACTGCATTTAATAGTTGTATCTTTGGCTTCATCCGCCTTAACAATTAAAACGAATCGCCTCTTCGGCGTTATTGATGCCTTAACGATTTTAATGCAATGAATCGTGCCTTCGGCTTATTCATTCGCCTCAACGAAAATAAATAGTATATTTGGCTTCGTTCACCTTAACAATCTTTTTTTAATAAAACGAATTGTATCTTTGGCTTCTTTCGCcttaacaattttttttaataaaacgaattgtatctttggcttctttcgccttaacaattttaattttaataaaatgaatcgtaTCTTCGGCTTATTCATTCGCCTTAACGATCTTAATGAATTGTATCTTCGGCTTTGTCTGCCTCAACAATTTtacaattttaataaaatgaatcgtaTCTTTGGCTTATTCATCCGCCTTAACGATCCTAGTGAATTGTTGCCCTACTACCCCCTACGGCCCCAAGGGTTAAAGGTCGAAGGTGAGTTCGGGCTGTTAATCCTTTTACTGAATTCAGGCGAAGGAACAGGGATGCTGATCTTTCAGCGATTGCCCCTAGATCAGCAGGTCATGGTTCGTTCGTCCAAGTGGAGGTCTTCTTCGGGATCGCCCCTAAACCTGGTTTTGGGTTTAATTTTGAGTACCTGATTGAGGCCGAAGGACCATGTTCTTATTTTGATCGCCCCGGGACAGGGGTTCCTTAGGCCTTTTTAATAACAAATGATTAAGGGAAGACAAATGATAGGGCGTTATTCCAGGATTGCCCCTTAAGGCCCTTTATTCGAGTTTACTAATTTCAAATTGTCATAATGGTGTAGTGAAGGATGTTCGAGTTTTGGGAGATTTCCCTTTATGTCGTTCAATTAACAAATTAGAGAAGGGCGGAGGCCGAGGGGTTTATCTTCTTCGGGATCGCCCTCAGATAATACTCGGGCGGCCGCAGCACGTATAAATAAAGAAATTTGACAGGAAATGCATCTTTATTTAGTCAAATGGTTTACATTCTTCACATATAATTCAAATACAAACTTTTAAGAAATttcttactaataaaatcttcGAAGGCGACTGGCGTGCCAAGTGTTTTTGATTGCTTCGCCTGACAATGTTTCGAGCTTATAGGTTCCAGGACGAACGACCTCGATCACCTTATAGGGCCCTTCCCAGTTAGGCTGGAGCTTTCCTTGTTTGGCCGGCATGGATGCGGCCAACTCCTTTAGGACTAGGTCTCCTACTCCGAAGGACCTTTTCTTCACATTGGAGTCATAGTGTTGTGCCGCTTGTAGTAAATACCTCATGTTCCTTTGATGTGCGACTTCTCTTTCTTCTTCCAGTAAGTCTACGTTCGCCTTCAACCTGAAGCTATTAGTTTCGACACTGTAGGTCTCGGTTCGGTACGATTCCAAGCCCACTTCAACATGAACTAGAGCCTCAGTTGCATAGGCCATTCTGAAAGGAGGTTCTCCCGTTGATGTCCTAGGGGTGGTTCGGCAAGCCCATAAGACCCAAAGGAGTTCTTCTGCCCATCTTCCTTTTGCCTCGCCCAAACTCTTTTTTATTCCTCAGAATATCACTTTGTTTGCTGCCTCGATTGCCCCATTTCCTTGCGGGTGGGCGACTGAGCTAAATTTTTGTTCGATTCCGAAATGGTGCAGAAACTTTCGGAATTTGTTTCCAATAAACTAAGTTCCATTATCTGAGATGCATGTTTTTGGAATGCCAAATCGGAGAATGACCTGTTCTAAGAAGAACTTTTTTGCGGGTTCTTCGGTTATGGTTGACAGAGGACGGGCTTCGACCCATTTGGTCATGTAGTCGATGGCGATTATGCAGTATTTCGCTTACTTCGTGCTAGTGGGCAGTATGCCAACTATGTCCACGGCCCATAAGGCGAATGGAATTGGGCTTAGTACAGGGGTCATTTCTTCTGGGGGCTGTTTCGGGACGGTGGCGAACAGCTGGCATTGTACACACCTTTTTGCATAGTCACTGGCGTCGGCCGTCAGAGTGGGCCAGAAGAATCCCTGTCGGAGAATTTTAAAGGCGAGCGACCGACTAGCCAGGTGCTCACCGCAAATTCCTTCGTGCACTACCTCCAAAGCCTGTTGTTGTTCTTCGTTGTTCAAACAGCGCAGAAGGGGTTGACTCAGTGATCGGCGATACATCCGCCCATTGATTATTGTGTAGTTCGATGCTCTGTATTTAATTTTCAGCGCATCCTTTCGGTCGGGTGGTAGAATGCCATTTTCCAAAAAGTTCCTGAGGGGGGTCATCCAGTCGCTCCCCTGGTGAATTTCTAGACATTCTTTCTTCTCGATCGAAGGCGTCTTGGCTTCGGTGAGGTAAATAGAACCAGTTAAGTTCTGTGTCTTGGCCGAAGCTAGCCTGGAAAGGGCATCTGCCCTAGAATTGTTCTCTTTTCCAATTTGActtagttcaaaggtttcaaatGATAAAGAAGCATCACGTACCTTGGCAGCATAGGCTTTCGTTCGGGGATCTCTTTCTTCATACTCCCCCGTGAAGTGTTTCACGACCAACATGGAGTCACTGAAGGCCCTTAGGTGTTTCGCCTCAAGGCTTCGGGCCAGCTTCATGCCTGCGAGGAGGGCCTCATATTCGGCCTCATTATTTGTCAAAGGGAAGTCGAACCTTATGGCTTGGCATATCTCAAATCCTTCTGGGCTGGAGAGGATCAAGCCGGCCCCACACTTTTTTCCGGCTACCGACCCATCTATAAAAAGCTTCCACTTTCCTGGGATCCGGATTAGTTGTTCATCAGGTGAGAGATCCTTCGGGCCCGAGAATGTGCATTCAACCATGAAGTCGGCCAAAGCCTGGGCCTTAATTGTCGTTCGGGGAACGTACTCGAGATCGAATTCCCCGAGTTCGATGGACCATGCTACGATTCTTCCAGAGGTTTCGGGCCTAGTCAAAATCTTCTTCAGAGGCTGGCTGGTGACAACTTGGACCGTCCagccttggaaataatgtcgCAATTTTCGGGAGGCCATAACCAACCCATATGCGAATTTCTCGGCATTCGGGTACCTTGTCTCCGCATCCTTGAGGATATGGGACACGTAGAACACGGGATGTTGATTACCTTCATAATTTTTCACAAAGACGGCCCCCAGAGTTCTGTCGGACACAGCTAGATAAAGCTGAAGAGTTTCCTTCGGATTGGGCCTCATCAAGAGTGGTGCCTTCGTCAAATATTCTTTTACTTCTTCGAACGCCTTTTGACATTTGGGCCCCCACTCAAATTTCTTTGACCCTTTGAGCACGGCGAAGAAGGGAAGTGCTTTCTCGGCTGACCGGGAAATAAAACGCCGAAGGGCGGCGAGCCGGCCTGTCAATTTATGTATATCTCTGATGCATTTGGGAGGTTCCATATTGACAACTGCTTCGATCTTCTCTGGATTCACCTCTATTCCCCGGGCGCTGACCATGTACCCGAGAAACTTTCCACTAGAGACTCTGAAGGTACATTTGTTCGGATTGATCCTCATGTTGTTCTTTCGGAGTGTTTCGAAGCATTCCTTTAAGTCTTCGGCATGATCTCGGAATAGTGATTTTACTATCATATCATCCACGTATGCTTCCATGTTCCTTCTGATCTGCTCTTTAAAGACCTTGTTCACCATTCGCTGGAATGTGGCTCCAGCGTTCTTCAGTCCGAAGGGCATTTTAATATAAGCATAAGTCCCCTTCGGAGTTATGAACGCTGTCGTGGGCACATCCCTATCATTCATAGCAATTTGATGATAACCAGAAAAAGCGTCCAAAAAACTAAGTACCTCATACCCTGCCGTTGCGTCTATCAGTCGGTCGATGTTAGGCAAGGGGTAGTGATCCTTCGGACATGCCTTATTGAGATCCGTGTAATCCACGCACATCCTCCATTTCCCATTCGACTTCTTcacaaccaccacattggctagCCAGTCGGGATACTCGATTTCTTCGATAAATTTGGCTTCCAATAATTTTTCCACTTCGGCTTCTATTACCTTCTGTCGTTCGACTGCAAATGTCCTCTTCTTTTGTTTTACCGGCTTGGCCTCAGGCTACACATGCAAGCAGTGCGTTGCCGTCTTGGGATCCAATTCGGGCATATCTTCCGGCCCCCAGGCGAACAGATCATGGTACTGCCGGATGACAGCTATTACCTTGGCCTTCAGATCCGCCCCCATGTTTTTTCCAATCCGAACCATTTTTCCCGAATGGCCCGCGTACAATTCCACTTCTTCGGTCTCTGCTGCGGGTTCGGCAATTGGGCTCGAGAGATCGGCCCCAAATTTTTCCAGCTCGATGTTCAATATTTCCCGGCTTCCGCTGGGTTCGGATTCTGCTCGCTTCGTCTTCCCGGTTCCATCTGGCCCTTCATATTCCTGATCCTTCTCAAGGTCTTCGAGCATTATGATTCGGGCGGTTTTCTGATCGCCTCTCATTTCTCCTACCCCTTTTTCAGTGGGGAACTTGAGTTTGAGGTGGGGTATAGACTCCACTGCTTTAAAGGTTGATAAGAAGGGCCTGCCAAATATTGTATTGTACGAGCTTTCAATCCGAACCACATAGAACTTCACCAGCTTCTCGACGGTATACGGTAACTTGCCCAGGAGGACCGGTAGAGTAATCGTTCCTTCGAACTGAATAGGATGTCCTCCGATGGCATAAAGGGGAGCCTCGTTACAGGTCTCTAGTTGTTCTCCCGCCAGGTTCATCTTGCAGTAGGTTTTGTGGAATAGTATATTGGCCGAGCTGCCTGTATCCACCATCACTTTCCATATCTTGTTCTGCCCGATGATGGGATTGATGATCAGAGGGTCCTCGTGCGGGCGAATGACATCCTCGTAATCTTCAGTGCTGAAGGTCATGGGCATGTGGGGCTTTGCCTGTCCGAATTGATACAGATTGTACACCTGTCGGGCATACTTCTTCTTCGTCGTCATGCTATCCTCATCCAGGATGCTTACCCCATATATAGTTTTTACTTCGCCCCTTATCCTGTCCCTTCGCTCTGGCTCATCGGCCTCTACTTCCTCCTCTTGGTTCTCCTTCGGCCCCAACCTATCTCTCAGATCTCGAACGAACTGATTAAGCTCACCGTCTTTGATCATGCGTTCGATGAGCTTTTTGAGGTGATAACATTCGTCAGTGTTATGCCCCTTGTCCCTGTGATAGTCACAGTACTTATCGGGGGTTTTCTTGTGGTTCGGGACCTTCATCTTGGTGGGACGAACAAACCTTGGCTTGCCCTTTATCtcatggagaatcttggagatCGTCGCATTCAAAGGAGTGAACACGGCCGAATCTCTATCTCGACGTCGTTCGGCCCCACGATCTGTTTTTTTCCTTCCTTCTTTCCTGCTATCCCTCCGGTCAGATCCTGATCTTGAGCCCTCATATCTGTCGGCTCGCTTTGATTTGTCGTCCCTTCTTGATTCTTTATATCCTCCAATACTTTCCATCTTTCGGCGAATATTCTCGCCTCTTACATATATATCATTTAGGGATTTTGGGGGAAAATCGTAAAGAGATGAGTGAAGCTTTTTACCTTTATAGGGGTCCAGCCCCGCCGTTAGGAAGCCCATAGCTTTGATTTTGTCCAGGTTAGTGACCATCCCCGCTTCTTCCTTGAACCGAGCGAGATAATCTCCCAGCTCTTCATTCGCCCTCTGCCGACAGTGGACCAAGGCTTCGGTATCCTTCGCCTTTCGACATAGTTACGAGTAGTACTTTAAGAACTTCCTCTTCAACTGCTCGTAAGACCCGATGGACCGAGGTTTCAGGGATTTGTACCACATCGAAGCACACCCTTTGAGATAAGTCTTGAATATTTTACACAGCATGATATCGTTGTGGCCCATCCCAACCATCAGGAGTTCATAATTTTCACAGTGATCCTCGGGGTCTCCCTTCCCGTTGAACTCGCTCATCTTGGGGAATTGTCTCTCTTCGCCCGAAGGGGGTCGGTATAGCTCAATCTTTTGTGTTACAACAGGTTCTCAATCGGGCCTCCTATCACCGAACAGGGCCTTCTCTAAGCGATTGAGCCTGAGGCGAGATTCATCGGGCTCCTCATCTGAATCATAAGAGTAAGGTTGCTTAGCCCTCTTCCTTCGGGGATGCGAATCAGAGTCAGACTCATCTTCTTCGTCATACGCCCTACGTTCCCTTCTATCTTTATTCGCTCTGCCGGTCTCGTCGGCCCGCATCGCTTCCCTCAAGGTTCGTTCTTGCAGTTCAATTTCGCCCATTTGCAGTTGCAGGGCCTTCAACCGGAGCGCATCAGCTTCTCTTTTCTTGGCTCGCGCTTCCACTTCCTTGTCAACTTGATCAACTTTGGCCTTACCCTTCTCTGCGGCCTTCTCTGCCCGGATCTTTAGGAGTAAGGCCTGTTCTTCGGGGGTTAGCGTAATAACCCCGTCCTCGTCAATTAGGGAGGACGGTTGTCCTTTGTCGGTGAAACCAGACGGCAGTGAATGTTCATGAATTGTTTCTGTCATAGTCTCGTTATCAACTTGTAACTCTCgtatttcccacagacggcgccaaatgttacgcCCAGATCCTTTCATTCGCTCAAACAGGCTTCGGCTGGATTGAAGGTGGCTTCGGCCGTtcctgaaagtgaagagaatgcgagggtttgtaccctcgattcacctccggtgtgagaatcagaATCTGGCTGTAAAAGTAGGGTAATAATACAAGAAAAGCAGAGTGTTTACGAGTGAATGTGTGTCCGTTTTGTCTTACTTCACAAGGGTTTTTATACCCAATTCTGCCTTGAATATCCAGCCGTTACAAATCATTAAGGGAGTGAAAAAGGGGCGTTATGTCCCTTGTTCTGTCCAACGGTCTGCGAGTAGTGGGCATTGACCTGGGCTTTCGTGGGCCTTCGCTTTCGTGGGCCTTCGCTTCGCGAGCCTGGAGGTCCTTCGGCCCAGTATCTTAACCGCACATTGGGCCTTCGTTCAATGGGCCATGTTGGGTTTATAGCCAACGGGTACAATAATGTAGAAGCTATATAAAATACAGAATGAATTGAATTTGAAGCAGGAACAACAAGAAACATAGAGCAGACTAAAGATTAAGCAATGTTGAGCGGATGCAGAACATGAAATCATAAAAAATTAACATTATGTGTACGGCATAAAAGTGGATGATACACAGAGGCCAAAAACAGGAAGAGGATAAAAGTTTGACTCATTAGCTACATGCATCGGTCCACGTGGTTAATGGTAAGGGGATGATTATGCACGGAGAGAAGTTAGAAGGGGGGAGAATGGGCAAATTTTAAGTGCACGTCCGGGACAAGGTGCATAGAGTCATGGTCGAGCCAGGACCGCACCCTAGTGTCGGACCTCAAAAACGAATATTTGAATTGACAAGGAAATTGCGAATTGACAGCTCCTCCTCCTCCCCCCTCTAGCTATGCTTTAATATCTATCTCTTGTCTCCTCACTCCTCTGCCACATCCAAACATTCAGAGCTGTACTACATCTATAAATATACACATATGTCAAATGTATAATGTATCTGTATAAGTTTTTGTATATGGATGCATCTTGCATGTGTAGATTAAGAGTTGAATTTATTTAAGTGATTGAGTGTCCAACTCGTGAAAATATATGGTTGTGAATTTGATTCCTTATTCGATATTATCAAATTTCATCTTCTCCAAGTAATTTCATCActatttcaagtaaaaataaaataatatatatatcaTACGCCTCCCGCCTTCGAGACAGAGTGATTAATTTCCTGCTTGGTATTGTTGTTGTAGCAAAATTAGGAAAATTATCGTAGTTAACCCGCAACCGTTACCCTTTACATGCGCATTGGGTAAATATTATGGGTTCACGCAATaacctgcaaaccacgtgaaccaacataaaccgcatttaagcgacatgctctgactcaggagatagatataatcataaattctcctttcgtgagattcgaacctgtgaccaataGAAATAGTGTCAATTGATTTTAGCAAATAtcacaaaaaaaattattttaaataaatgcAATATACCAAATTATGAGCATATTACATAAATTATCAAATTTATATGATTTACGATAACAAAATATTTTTACGACAATCTCAAACCGAGTCCATTCTTGTTGATGCATGTAGCTAGCACATATGCACCATGTTATTAGCTAGTTAGCCTGCGAAATTGATTATTCCTGAGGTGGACATGTGGTAACACTTAAAAAGTATTAAGAGGGGTACAATTATGTTACAAACATTTCATTAGGGTTTGGATGGCAGGTCGTGAAGTTGTTAGAGTCGCGCTAGATTGGTCAAAACCCTAAAAAATGGAGTAAGTTGTAAGTATAAAAATGTGATAGAACCTTAAAACATGCAAGTAGAAGGAACCAATGGTCTAATCAGAGTAAAATAAACAGCTTTATTCCATTATTTATCTACTGCTTATGGACCAGCTAGAGAAATCAGCTTTGCCGGGTCAAAATTGAAGGTCTCTATGACAGAAAACACAGGTCACAGGTGGACACTGTCCTGTCCAACTCAAGGTCGCTCTGCACGATATAATATTACAACTAGTATCTATATGAATATATCTTGTAGATTTTGCTAGTCATGGTCAAGTCACTCTCTAACTAATCCTTCTTTGTAGTAATTCCTCGAGCCACACGTACCACCCACTCTCTAATCACTTTAGTTTTCTAGGTCAACTTGCTTAAACCTACTTTCCAGCTAGCTATCTACATTTTTAAACACCGATTATTAGCCTTGTCATTTCGTCGTCCCCGCTAAGCAAGACCAATTAGCGAATATAATTCGTTGTGCTCTCCCTCTTCCGGATATCAAAGATTCCAAGGAcgaatttttttcatttttaaacAAAGAACTGCACGTTGAAATAGCTTTTTTTTTTTCCATGCAATGTTCTTGTGTTTTAGTGGGGTATTCATATTAATGGAAATCATGATCACATATTACGGAAATCGAAACGGTTGAATTACCCATTTGTGATTTATTGAGTAATTTtttgtaaattaaatattttatcaatgaTTTAGCGAATCAATCGACTATTTTTGACTGATTTATCAACAATTTATCggtgattttttaaaaatcaaccAGTTTCTATAACAGAACAGAAACTAGTTAAAACTCACTTGAAAATTAATTGTGAAACGCAGAAAATGTTAGAAATTCAATCTTCCTAATGTAGTTTGTATCCTTTTTGTCTTTGATTTTACATCACTCACATTACTTGCAATTGAAACAGATAATGCATTCATATATTAAACCAAGACTTTTAATACACGAACTAGAAATTTATTTATCTTTGAATTTCATTCCTCGTCATCCTT
It contains:
- the LOC141718949 gene encoding uncharacterized protein LOC141718949, with the translated sequence MAYATEALVHVEVGLESYRTETYSVETNSFRLKANVDLLEEEREVAHQRNMRYLLQAAQHYDSNVKKRSFGVGDLVLKELAASMPAKQGKLQPNWEGPYKVIEVVRPGTYKLETLSGEAIKNTWHASRLRRFY
- the LOC141718950 gene encoding uncharacterized protein LOC141718950, translating into MVTNLDKIKAMGFLTAGLDPYKGKKLHSSLYDFPPKSLNDIYVRGENIRRKMESIGGYKESRRDDKSKRADRYEGSRSGSDRRDSRKEGRKKTDRGAERRRDRDSAVFTPLNATISKILHEIKGKPRFVRPTKMKVPNHKKTPDKYCDYHRDKGHNTDECYHLKKLIERMIKDGELNQFVRDLRDRLGPKENQEEEVEADEPERRDRIRGEVKTIYGVSILDEDSMTTKKKYARQVYNLYQFGQAKPHMPMTFSTEDYEDVIRPHEDPLIINPIIGQNKIWKVMVDTGSSANILFHKTYCKMNLAGEQLETCNEAPLYAIGGHPIQFEGTITLPVLLGKLPYTVEKLVKFYVVRIESSYNTIFGRPFLSTFKAVESIPHLKLKFPTEKGVGEMRGDQKTARIIMLEDLEKDQEYEGPDGTGKTKRAESEPSGSREILNIELEKFGADLSSPIAEPAAETEEVELYAGHSGKMVRIGKNMGADLKAKPEAKPVKQKKRTFAVERQKVIEAEVEKLLEAKFIEEIEYPDWLANVVVVKKSNGKWRMCVDYTDLNKACPKDHYPLPNIDRLIDATAGYEVLSFLDAFSGYHQIAMNDRDVPTTAFITPKGTYAYIKMPFGLKNAGATFQRMVNKVFKEQIRRNMEAYVDDMIVKSLFRDHAEDLKECFETLRKNNMRINPNKCTFRVSSGKFLGYMVSARGIEVNPEKIEAVVNMEPPKCIRDIHKLTGRLAALRRFISRSAEKALPFFAVLKGSKKFEWGPKCQKAFEEVKEYLTKAPLLMRPNPKETLQLYLAVSDRTLGAVFVKNYEGNQHPVFYVSHILKDAETRYPNAEKFAYGLVMASRKLRHYFQGWTVQVVTSQPLKKILTRPETSGRIVAWSIELGEFDLEYVPRTTIKAQALADFMVECTFSGPKDLSPDEQLIRIPGKWKLFIDGSVAGKKCGAGLILSSPEGFEICQAIRFDFPLTNNEAEYEALLAGMKLARSLEAKHLRAFSDSMLVVKHFTGEYEERDPRTKAYAAKVRDASLSFETFELSQIGKENNSRADALSRLASAKTQNLTGSIYLTEAKTPSIEKKECLEIHQGSDWMTPLRNFLENGILPPDRKDALKIKYRASNYTIINGRMYRRSLSQPLLRCLNNEEQQQALEVVHEGICGEHLASRSLAFKILRQGFFWPTLTADASDYAKRCVQCQLFATVPKQPPEEMTPVLSPIPFALWAVDIVGILPTSTK